A genomic region of Candidatus Pseudomonas phytovorans contains the following coding sequences:
- the fliE gene encoding flagellar hook-basal body complex protein FliE has protein sequence MSQGVEFNRLMLDMRAMQADAMSLPKVTAAPELAPGQSTFADMLGQAIGKVHETQQASTQLANAFEIGKSGVDLTDVMIASQKASVSMQAMTQVRNKLVQAYQDIMQMPV, from the coding sequence ATGAGCCAAGGTGTTGAATTCAATCGTCTGATGTTGGACATGCGGGCCATGCAGGCCGATGCCATGTCGCTGCCCAAGGTAACCGCAGCCCCCGAGCTGGCGCCGGGGCAGAGTACTTTTGCCGACATGCTTGGCCAGGCCATCGGCAAGGTGCATGAGACGCAGCAGGCATCGACCCAGCTGGCCAATGCCTTCGAGATCGGCAAAAGTGGCGTCGACCTGACCGACGTGATGATCGCTTCGCAAAAGGCCAGCGTGTCGATGCAGGCCATGACCCAGGTACGCAACAAGCTGGTCCAGGCGTACCAGGACATCATGCAGATGCCGGTTTGA
- the fliG gene encoding flagellar motor switch protein FliG, translating into MSDNRAVTAKLSRVDKAAILLLSLGETDAAQVLRHMGPKEVQRVGVAMAQMGNVHRDQVEQVMSEFVDIVGDQTSLGVGSDAYIRKMLNQALGEDKANGLVDRILLGGNTSGLDSLKWMEPRAVADVIRYEHPQIQAIVVAYLDPDQAGEVLSNFDHKVRLDIVLRVSSLNTVQPAALKELNQILEKQFSGNSNAARTTLGGIKRAADIMNFLDSSVEGALMDAIREVDSDLSEQIEDLMFVFNNLADVDDRGIQALLREVSSDVLVVSLKGADERVKDKIFKNMSKRASELLRDDLEAKGPVRVSDVETAQKEILTIARRMAEAGEIVLGGKGAEEMI; encoded by the coding sequence ATGAGTGATAACCGAGCCGTTACCGCCAAGCTGAGCCGTGTCGACAAGGCGGCAATCCTGCTGCTGTCGCTGGGCGAGACCGATGCGGCCCAGGTGCTGCGGCACATGGGCCCCAAGGAAGTGCAGCGGGTGGGCGTGGCCATGGCGCAGATGGGCAATGTGCACCGTGACCAGGTCGAACAGGTCATGAGCGAGTTCGTCGATATCGTCGGCGATCAGACCAGCCTGGGCGTGGGTTCCGATGCCTACATCCGCAAAATGCTCAACCAGGCGCTGGGCGAGGACAAGGCCAATGGCCTGGTCGACCGCATCCTGCTCGGTGGCAACACCAGCGGCCTGGACAGCCTCAAGTGGATGGAGCCGCGCGCGGTAGCCGACGTGATCCGCTACGAGCACCCGCAGATCCAGGCCATCGTGGTCGCCTACCTCGACCCGGACCAGGCCGGTGAAGTGTTGAGCAACTTCGACCACAAGGTGCGCCTGGACATCGTCTTGCGCGTGTCGTCGCTGAACACCGTGCAGCCGGCAGCGCTGAAGGAATTGAACCAGATCCTCGAGAAGCAGTTCTCGGGCAACTCCAATGCCGCGCGTACCACCTTGGGTGGTATCAAGCGCGCTGCCGACATCATGAACTTCCTCGACAGCTCCGTGGAAGGTGCGCTGATGGATGCGATCCGCGAAGTCGACAGCGACCTGTCGGAGCAGATCGAAGACCTGATGTTCGTCTTCAACAACCTGGCCGATGTCGACGACCGTGGTATCCAGGCGCTGCTGCGCGAAGTGTCGTCCGACGTGCTGGTGGTGTCGCTCAAGGGCGCCGACGAGCGGGTCAAGGACAAGATTTTCAAGAACATGTCCAAACGAGCCTCGGAGCTGCTGCGCGACGACCTGGAGGCCAAAGGGCCGGTGCGGGTCAGCGACGTGGAAACGGCGCAGAAGGAAATCCTCACCATCGCCCGCCGCATGGCCGAGGCCGGCGAGATCGTGCTCGGCGGCAAGGGTGCCGAGGAAATGATTTAA
- a CDS encoding sigma-54 dependent transcriptional regulator gives MAIKVLLVEDDRVLRQALGDTLEIGGFAYQAVGSAEEALEAVLDEAFSLVVSDVNMPGMDGHQLLSQLRRQQPQLPVLLMTAHAAVERAVEAMRQGAADYLVKPFEPKALLSLVERHAAGRMSSEDGPVACEPASRQLLELAARVARSDSTVLISGESGTGKEVLARYIHQQSPRAAQPFVAINCAAIPDNMLEATLFGHEKGAFTGAIAAQAGKFEQAEGGTLLLDEISEMPMALQAKLLRVLQEREVERVGGRKPISLDIRVLATTNRDLAGEVAAGRFREDLFYRLSVFPLAWCPLRERPGDILQLAERLLARHAAKMKHAPVHLSPQARACLQAYAWPGNVRELDNALQRALILQQGGVIEAADFCLAGAIPLSAGTVPSLEVSAEASGLGDDMRRHEYQMIIDTLRAERGRRKEAAERLGISPRTLRYKLAQMRDAGFDVEASLFG, from the coding sequence ATGGCAATCAAGGTGCTGCTGGTCGAGGACGACCGCGTATTGCGCCAGGCGCTGGGCGATACCCTGGAAATCGGCGGTTTTGCCTACCAGGCTGTGGGCAGTGCCGAAGAGGCGCTAGAGGCGGTGCTGGATGAGGCCTTCAGCCTGGTGGTCAGCGATGTGAACATGCCCGGCATGGACGGGCACCAGTTGTTGAGCCAGCTGCGTCGCCAGCAGCCCCAGCTGCCGGTGCTGTTGATGACCGCGCACGCCGCGGTCGAGCGTGCGGTCGAGGCCATGCGCCAGGGCGCCGCCGATTACCTGGTCAAGCCGTTCGAGCCCAAGGCCTTGCTCAGCCTGGTTGAGCGGCATGCTGCCGGGCGGATGAGTAGCGAAGACGGCCCGGTGGCTTGCGAGCCGGCCAGCCGCCAGTTGCTGGAGCTGGCCGCCCGGGTGGCGCGCAGTGACTCGACCGTGCTGATTTCCGGCGAATCCGGTACCGGCAAGGAAGTGCTGGCGCGTTACATTCACCAGCAGTCGCCGCGCGCAGCACAGCCATTCGTGGCAATCAACTGCGCGGCCATCCCTGACAACATGCTGGAGGCCACCCTGTTCGGCCATGAAAAGGGTGCCTTCACCGGTGCCATCGCCGCCCAGGCCGGCAAGTTCGAGCAGGCCGAAGGGGGCACCTTGTTGCTCGACGAAATCTCGGAGATGCCAATGGCCTTGCAGGCCAAGCTGCTGCGCGTGCTGCAGGAGCGCGAAGTGGAGCGGGTGGGTGGGCGCAAGCCGATCAGCCTGGACATCCGCGTGCTGGCCACCACCAACCGTGACCTGGCCGGTGAAGTGGCTGCCGGGCGCTTCCGGGAAGACCTGTTCTACCGCCTGTCGGTGTTCCCGCTGGCCTGGTGCCCACTGCGCGAGCGCCCGGGTGACATCCTGCAACTGGCCGAGCGCCTGCTGGCGCGCCACGCCGCCAAAATGAAGCATGCCCCGGTGCACCTGTCGCCGCAGGCGCGGGCTTGCCTGCAGGCCTATGCCTGGCCGGGCAATGTGCGAGAACTCGACAACGCGCTTCAGCGGGCGCTGATCCTGCAGCAGGGTGGGGTGATCGAGGCGGCGGATTTCTGTCTGGCAGGCGCCATTCCATTGTCAGCTGGCACCGTGCCATCACTCGAAGTGTCGGCCGAGGCCAGCGGGTTGGGCGATGATATGCGCCGGCATGAGTACCAGATGATCATCGACACCCTGCGCGCCGAGCGCGGCCGGCGCAAAGAGGCGGCCGAACGCCTCGGCATCAGCCCACGCACCTTGCGTTACAAACTGGCGCAGATGCGTGATGCCGGGTTTGACGTCGAGGCCAGCCTGTTCGGCTGA
- the fliJ gene encoding flagellar export protein FliJ, translated as MALPGRAARLAPVVDMAEEAERKAAQRLGHFQQQVATSQAKLAELERFREDYQLQWINRGGQGVNGSWLVNYQRFLGQLETAMTQQRQSLVWHQNNLNNARGAWQQAYARVEGLRKLVQRYMDEARRAEDKREQRLLDELSQRLPRQNHF; from the coding sequence ATGGCGCTGCCCGGACGCGCGGCGCGCCTGGCGCCGGTGGTGGACATGGCCGAAGAGGCCGAGCGCAAGGCAGCCCAGCGCCTTGGTCATTTCCAGCAGCAAGTGGCCACGTCCCAGGCCAAGCTGGCCGAACTCGAACGGTTTCGTGAGGATTACCAGCTGCAGTGGATCAACCGCGGCGGGCAGGGCGTGAATGGCAGCTGGCTGGTCAACTACCAGCGCTTTCTGGGGCAGTTGGAAACGGCCATGACCCAGCAACGCCAGAGCCTGGTCTGGCACCAGAACAACCTCAACAATGCCCGTGGGGCCTGGCAGCAGGCCTATGCCCGGGTTGAAGGTTTGCGCAAGTTGGTGCAGCGCTACATGGACGAAGCCCGGCGCGCCGAAGACAAGCGTGAGCAGCGCTTGCTGGATGAATTGTCGCAGCGGCTGCCCCGGCAGAACCATTTTTAG
- a CDS encoding STAS domain-containing protein yields MAVETDFSQDEKKLTIKIKGRFDFGKHQEFRDAYERQGKLDSVIVDLADTTYLDSSALGMLLLLRDHVGGDDSDVRVKNASSDVRKILAISNFDKLFDIS; encoded by the coding sequence ATGGCAGTCGAGACTGATTTTTCGCAGGACGAGAAAAAGCTGACGATCAAGATCAAGGGGCGCTTCGACTTCGGCAAGCACCAGGAATTTCGCGACGCCTACGAACGCCAAGGGAAGCTCGACTCGGTGATTGTCGACCTGGCGGACACCACCTACCTCGACAGTTCCGCGCTTGGCATGCTGCTGTTGCTGCGTGACCACGTGGGCGGAGATGACTCGGATGTCCGCGTGAAGAATGCCAGCTCCGATGTGCGCAAGATCCTCGCCATCTCCAATTTCGATAAGCTCTTCGATATCAGTTGA
- a CDS encoding ATP-binding protein, translating into MPQAAHVTLASDHQGQTPVEQDSHQGIEQAFALFNQVSSQLSQSYSLLEARVSELKGELAVVSAQRIEELSEKERLANRLQNLLDLLPGGVIVIDGQGLVREANPAACELLGEPLIGELWRQVIARSFAPRKDDGHEISLRDGRRLSIATRSLDAEPGQLVLLNDLTETRRLQDQLARHERLLSLGRMVASLAHQIRTPLSAAMLYASHLADSEQALSAETRQRFAGTLKERLHELEHQVRDMLVFARGELPLGDRVTPKALFQALQQAAQVHVQGHTVRWQCDSHLGELLCNRDTLVGALLNLIENALQASDGPARLKVHLFRRERTLHLCVSDAGSGIGADLLGRLGEPFLTTKATGTGLGLAVVQAVVRAHQGAVSLRSKVGRGTCVRVELPLIDGQLAEGV; encoded by the coding sequence ATGCCCCAGGCCGCCCACGTAACCCTAGCCTCCGATCATCAGGGGCAGACCCCGGTCGAGCAGGACAGCCACCAGGGTATCGAGCAAGCCTTCGCCCTGTTCAATCAGGTCTCCAGCCAGCTGAGCCAGTCCTACAGCCTGCTCGAAGCCCGGGTCAGTGAGCTCAAGGGCGAGCTGGCGGTGGTCAGTGCCCAGCGCATCGAAGAATTGAGCGAAAAGGAACGGTTGGCCAATCGCCTGCAGAATCTGCTGGACCTGCTACCCGGTGGGGTAATCGTGATCGATGGTCAAGGCCTGGTGCGCGAAGCCAACCCGGCCGCCTGCGAGCTGTTGGGTGAACCACTGATCGGCGAATTGTGGCGCCAGGTGATCGCCCGCAGTTTTGCCCCGCGCAAGGACGATGGCCATGAAATCTCGCTGCGCGACGGCCGCCGTCTGTCCATCGCCACCCGCTCGCTGGATGCCGAACCTGGCCAACTGGTGTTGCTCAACGACCTGACTGAAACACGCCGCCTGCAAGACCAGTTGGCCCGCCACGAGCGGCTGTTGTCGCTGGGGCGCATGGTCGCCTCGCTGGCCCATCAGATCCGCACGCCGCTGTCGGCCGCCATGCTCTACGCCAGCCACCTGGCCGATAGCGAGCAAGCGCTAAGCGCGGAAACCCGCCAGCGCTTCGCCGGTACCTTGAAGGAACGCCTGCACGAACTGGAACACCAGGTGCGTGACATGCTGGTGTTCGCCCGTGGCGAGCTGCCGTTGGGTGACCGGGTTACCCCGAAGGCCTTGTTCCAGGCCTTGCAGCAAGCAGCCCAGGTGCATGTGCAAGGGCATACCGTACGCTGGCAGTGCGACAGCCACCTGGGTGAGCTGCTGTGCAACCGCGACACCTTGGTCGGCGCCTTGCTCAACCTGATCGAGAATGCCCTGCAGGCCAGCGACGGCCCGGCGCGGCTGAAGGTGCACCTGTTCCGCCGCGAGCGCACCCTGCACTTGTGCGTAAGCGATGCTGGCAGTGGCATCGGCGCAGATTTGCTCGGTCGCCTGGGTGAGCCATTTCTCACCACCAAGGCGACCGGGACCGGCCTGGGCCTGGCGGTGGTCCAGGCTGTGGTGCGTGCGCACCAGGGTGCAGTCAGCCTGCGCTCGAAAGTGGGCCGTGGCACCTGCGTGCGGGTAGAGCTGCCGTTGATCGATGGGCAATTGGCGGAGGGGGTGTAA
- a CDS encoding fused response regulator/phosphatase: MPAEQALTVLVAEDGAADRLLLAQIVRRQGHQVFTAENGEQAVALFVERRPQLVLLDALMPVMDGFEAARQIKALAGEALVPIIFLTSLNEEEGLVRCLEAGGDDFMAKPYSAVILGAKIRAMDRLRRLQATVLAQRDQITRHHHHLLNEQRVAKAVFDKVAHSGCLSAPNIRYLQSPYALFNGDLMLAAFTPAGDMRVLLGDFTGHGLPAAVGAMPLAEVFYGMTAKGYGMAQILREMNAKLKRILPVDMFCCAMLLDLSLQRGSVEVWNGGMPDGYRLSVSGDVISSLCSRHLPLGILAAERFDDSTEVLPLAPGERLLLLSDGVLDTADDQERLFGVQRLRAVLADNHDPVQLFDEVMQALERFGGRPRDDISLCDIRMFSAEERVPAPMIYSDSGRSSPLDWSLGFEVRGESLKRFNPVPYLVQLLQEIHGLRARTGSLHAVLSELYSNALEHGVLGLDSRLKRDVQGFADYYQERARRLGALNDGFVRIDFTVEPHADGGRLMIQVLDSGAGFDVQRVLSRPSLAQGLSGRGLNLVQRLASDARWSEGGRCAHVEFVW; the protein is encoded by the coding sequence ATGCCCGCCGAACAGGCGTTGACCGTGCTGGTCGCCGAAGACGGGGCCGCCGACCGCCTGCTGCTGGCGCAGATCGTGCGCCGTCAGGGCCATCAGGTATTCACTGCAGAAAACGGCGAGCAGGCGGTGGCGCTGTTTGTCGAGCGGCGCCCGCAACTGGTGCTGCTGGATGCACTGATGCCGGTGATGGATGGCTTCGAGGCGGCGCGGCAGATCAAGGCCCTGGCCGGTGAGGCGCTGGTGCCGATCATTTTCCTGACTTCGCTGAACGAGGAGGAAGGCTTGGTGCGCTGCCTGGAGGCCGGGGGCGATGACTTCATGGCCAAGCCTTACAGTGCGGTGATCCTCGGCGCCAAGATCCGCGCCATGGATCGCCTGCGCCGGCTGCAGGCTACCGTGCTGGCGCAGCGCGACCAGATTACCCGGCACCACCATCACCTGCTCAACGAGCAGCGGGTGGCCAAGGCGGTATTCGACAAGGTGGCTCACTCCGGCTGCCTTTCTGCCCCCAACATCCGCTACCTGCAGTCGCCCTATGCGCTGTTCAACGGCGACCTGATGCTGGCCGCGTTCACGCCAGCCGGTGACATGCGCGTGCTGCTTGGCGATTTCACCGGCCATGGCCTGCCAGCGGCGGTGGGGGCCATGCCGCTGGCCGAGGTGTTCTACGGCATGACCGCCAAGGGCTACGGCATGGCGCAGATACTGCGCGAGATGAACGCCAAGCTCAAACGTATCCTGCCGGTGGACATGTTCTGTTGTGCAATGCTGCTCGACCTCAGCTTGCAGCGTGGTTCGGTAGAGGTGTGGAACGGGGGCATGCCCGATGGCTATCGCCTGTCGGTTAGTGGCGATGTAATATCATCCTTGTGCTCGCGGCATCTGCCGCTGGGCATCCTGGCGGCTGAGCGTTTCGATGACAGCACTGAAGTGCTGCCGTTGGCGCCGGGCGAGCGCCTGTTGCTGTTGTCGGACGGTGTGCTGGACACCGCCGACGACCAGGAACGGCTGTTCGGTGTGCAGCGCCTGCGTGCGGTGCTGGCCGACAATCACGACCCAGTGCAGCTGTTCGACGAAGTGATGCAGGCGCTGGAGCGTTTTGGCGGGCGCCCGCGTGATGACATCAGCCTGTGCGACATTCGCATGTTCAGCGCCGAAGAGCGGGTGCCGGCGCCGATGATCTATTCTGATAGCGGCCGCTCCAGCCCGCTGGACTGGTCGCTGGGGTTCGAGGTGCGTGGCGAGAGCCTCAAGCGCTTCAACCCGGTGCCGTACCTGGTGCAGTTGTTGCAGGAAATACACGGCCTGCGCGCGCGTACCGGTAGCCTGCATGCAGTGCTCAGCGAACTGTATTCCAACGCGCTGGAGCATGGGGTGCTGGGCCTGGATTCGCGGCTCAAGCGTGATGTGCAGGGGTTTGCCGACTATTACCAGGAGCGCGCCCGGCGACTGGGTGCATTGAATGACGGTTTCGTGCGCATCGACTTCACCGTTGAACCGCACGCCGATGGCGGGCGTCTGATGATCCAGGTTCTCGACAGTGGCGCCGGTTTCGATGTCCAGCGTGTGCTGTCGCGGCCTTCGCTGGCGCAGGGCCTGAGCGGGCGTGGCCTGAATCTGGTTCAGCGACTGGCAAGTGACGCGCGCTGGAGCGAGGGCGGTCGCTGCGCGCATGTGGAGTTCGTCTGGTGA
- the fliH gene encoding flagellar assembly protein FliH, whose product MSSKEHHPSDLIRARDLEGVDVWALPSFDPEPEHVPEPEPEPEVVEEEIEEVPLEEVQPLTLEELEAIRQEAYNEGFATGEREGFHSTQLKVRQEAEAALKAKLDSLEQLMANLMEPIAEQDTQIEKTLVHLVAHMTRQVIGRELRNDSSQITQVLREALKLLPMGADNIRIHLNPQDFELAKALRERHEENWRLLEDSALLPGGCRIETAHSRIDATMETRIEKTVAQLFDQLHDHSLHPAAPDMSVDLDAPVEHCVDNPDAP is encoded by the coding sequence ATGTCCAGCAAAGAACATCACCCCAGCGACCTGATCCGCGCCCGCGACCTAGAGGGCGTGGATGTATGGGCGCTGCCCAGCTTCGACCCGGAGCCAGAGCACGTACCCGAGCCTGAGCCGGAACCCGAGGTGGTCGAGGAAGAAATCGAAGAGGTGCCGCTGGAAGAAGTCCAGCCGCTAACCCTCGAAGAGCTTGAGGCCATTCGCCAGGAAGCCTACAACGAAGGCTTCGCCACCGGTGAGCGCGAGGGCTTTCACAGCACCCAGCTCAAGGTCCGCCAGGAGGCCGAAGCGGCCCTTAAAGCCAAGCTCGACAGCCTTGAGCAACTGATGGCCAACCTGATGGAGCCAATCGCCGAGCAAGACACGCAGATCGAGAAAACCCTCGTGCACCTGGTGGCACACATGACCCGCCAGGTGATCGGCCGCGAATTGCGCAACGATTCCAGCCAGATTACCCAGGTGCTGCGCGAAGCGCTCAAGCTGTTGCCCATGGGGGCGGACAATATCCGTATCCACCTCAACCCGCAGGACTTCGAGCTGGCCAAGGCCCTGCGCGAACGCCACGAGGAAAACTGGCGGCTGCTGGAAGACAGCGCGCTTCTGCCGGGAGGTTGCCGCATCGAGACTGCCCATAGCCGCATCGACGCCACCATGGAAACGCGCATCGAGAAAACCGTGGCGCAGCTGTTCGACCAGCTGCACGACCATTCCCTGCACCCGGCAGCGCCAGACATGTCGGTAGACCTGGATGCCCCGGTCGAGCATTGCGTGGACAACCCTGATGCACCTTAA
- the fliF gene encoding flagellar basal-body MS-ring/collar protein FliF: MAEAVVDNAPAKTGSAAAKRPLPGMSFLENISQMPMLRQVGLMVGLAASVAIGFAVVLWSQQPDYRPLYGSLSGMDTKQVMDTLAAADIPYNVEPNSGALLVKADDLSRARLKLAAAGVAPSDGNVGFELLDKEQGLGTSQFMEATRYRRSLEGELARTVSSLNNVKAARVHLAIPKSSVFVRDDRKPSASVLVELYPGRALDAGQVQAIVNLVATSVPELDKSQVTVVDQKGNLLSEQLQDSALTEAGKQYDYSRRMESMLTQRVRNILQPVLGNDRYKAEVSADLDFSAVESTAEQFNPDQPALRSEQSVDEQRASSQGPQGVPGALSNQPPGAASAPQTTGGAATPAAAIQPGQPLVDANGQQVMDPATGQPMLAPYPSDKRQQSTKNFELDRSISHTRQQQGRMTRLSVAVVVDDQVKVDPATGNTSRAPWAAEDLARFTRLVQDAVGFDASRGDSVTVINVPFAADRGEEIADIAFYQQPWFWDIVKQVLGVVFILVLVFGVLRPVLNNITGGGKQAASDSDMELGGMVGLDGELANDRVSLGGPTSILLPSPSEGYEAQLNAIKGLVAEDPGRVAQVVKDWINADE, translated from the coding sequence ATGGCTGAAGCAGTCGTCGACAACGCCCCCGCCAAGACTGGCTCGGCAGCGGCCAAACGCCCGCTGCCAGGTATGTCGTTCCTGGAAAACATCTCGCAGATGCCAATGCTGCGCCAGGTCGGCCTCATGGTCGGCCTGGCGGCCAGCGTGGCCATCGGCTTTGCCGTGGTGCTGTGGTCGCAACAACCCGATTACCGTCCGCTGTACGGCAGCCTGTCGGGCATGGACACCAAGCAGGTCATGGATACCCTGGCTGCTGCCGACATCCCGTACAACGTTGAGCCCAACTCCGGTGCTCTGCTGGTCAAGGCCGACGACCTCTCCCGTGCGCGCCTGAAACTGGCAGCCGCCGGCGTGGCGCCCAGCGATGGCAATGTCGGCTTCGAACTGCTCGACAAGGAGCAGGGCCTGGGTACCAGCCAGTTCATGGAGGCCACTCGCTACCGCCGCAGCCTGGAAGGTGAGCTGGCGCGGACTGTTTCCAGCCTGAACAACGTCAAGGCCGCGCGCGTGCACCTGGCCATCCCGAAAAGCTCGGTATTTGTGCGTGATGACCGCAAGCCCAGTGCCTCGGTGCTGGTCGAGTTGTATCCGGGCCGTGCGTTGGATGCCGGTCAGGTGCAGGCGATCGTCAACCTGGTGGCGACCAGTGTGCCGGAACTGGACAAATCGCAGGTCACCGTGGTCGACCAGAAAGGTAACCTGCTGTCCGAGCAGTTGCAGGACTCTGCCCTGACCGAGGCCGGCAAGCAGTACGATTACAGCCGCCGCATGGAAAGCATGCTCACCCAGCGCGTGCGCAACATCTTGCAGCCCGTACTGGGCAATGACCGGTACAAGGCCGAAGTGTCTGCCGACCTGGACTTCAGTGCCGTCGAGTCGACCGCCGAGCAGTTCAACCCCGACCAGCCAGCGCTGCGCAGCGAACAGTCGGTTGACGAACAGCGCGCCAGCAGCCAAGGCCCGCAAGGCGTGCCTGGCGCGCTGAGCAACCAGCCGCCGGGCGCTGCCTCGGCACCGCAAACCACCGGTGGCGCGGCCACCCCGGCCGCAGCCATTCAGCCTGGCCAACCATTGGTGGATGCCAACGGGCAGCAGGTCATGGACCCGGCCACCGGCCAGCCAATGCTTGCGCCGTATCCGTCGGACAAGCGCCAGCAAAGCACCAAGAACTTCGAGCTGGACCGCTCCATCAGCCACACCCGCCAGCAGCAAGGGCGCATGACCCGCCTGTCGGTGGCGGTGGTGGTGGACGACCAGGTCAAGGTCGACCCGGCCACCGGCAACACCAGCCGCGCGCCGTGGGCTGCCGAGGACCTGGCGCGCTTCACGCGCCTGGTCCAGGACGCCGTCGGCTTCGACGCCAGCCGTGGTGACAGCGTGACGGTGATCAACGTGCCATTTGCCGCCGACCGTGGTGAAGAAATCGCCGATATCGCCTTCTACCAGCAACCGTGGTTCTGGGACATCGTCAAGCAAGTGCTGGGCGTGGTGTTCATTCTGGTGCTGGTGTTCGGCGTGCTGCGGCCGGTGCTCAACAATATTACAGGGGGCGGCAAGCAGGCTGCTTCGGATAGCGACATGGAGCTGGGCGGCATGGTGGGGTTGGATGGCGAATTGGCCAACGACCGCGTCAGCCTGGGTGGCCCGACAAGCATTCTGCTGCCTAGCCCAAGCGAGGGTTACGAGGCACAGCTCAACGCAATCAAAGGCCTGGTGGCCGAAGACCCGGGCCGCGTAGCCCAGGTCGTCAAAGACTGGATCAACGCCGATGAGTGA
- the fliI gene encoding flagellar protein export ATPase FliI yields MHLKRTSFGKRLGSYAEAIELPAQPIVEGRLLRMVGLTLEAEGLRAAVGSRCLVINDDSYHPVQVEAEVMGFAGPKVFLMPVGSIVGIAPGARVVPLDDGGRLPMGMSMLGRVLDGAGRALDGKGGMKAEDWVPMDGPVINPLNRDPISKPLDVGIRSINGLLTVGRGQRLGLFAGTGVGKSVLLGMMTRFTEADIIVVGLIGERGREVKEFIEHILGEEGLKRSVVVASPADDAPLMRLRAAMYCTRIAEYFRDKGKNVLLLMDSLTRFAQAQREIALAIGEPPATRGYPPSVFAKLPKLVERAGNGEAGGGSITAFYTVLSEGDDQQDPIADSARGVLDGHFVLSRRLAEEGHYPAIDIEASISRVMPQVVDADHLRQAQKFKQLWSRLSQSRDLISVGAYVAGGDPETDLAIALQSKLVEFLRQGLHENVGMAQSREQLGAIFTPPAG; encoded by the coding sequence ATGCACCTTAAGCGCACCAGCTTCGGCAAGCGCCTGGGCAGCTATGCCGAGGCCATCGAGCTGCCGGCCCAGCCGATTGTCGAAGGCCGCCTGCTGCGCATGGTAGGGCTTACCCTGGAGGCCGAAGGCCTGCGCGCTGCCGTGGGCAGCCGCTGCCTGGTGATCAACGACGACAGCTACCACCCGGTCCAGGTGGAAGCCGAAGTCATGGGTTTTGCCGGGCCCAAGGTGTTTCTCATGCCGGTCGGCAGTATTGTCGGCATTGCGCCCGGCGCCCGGGTGGTGCCGCTGGATGACGGCGGCCGCCTGCCCATGGGCATGAGCATGCTCGGTCGGGTGCTGGACGGCGCCGGCCGTGCACTGGATGGCAAGGGCGGGATGAAGGCCGAGGACTGGGTGCCGATGGATGGGCCGGTGATCAACCCGCTCAACCGTGACCCCATTAGCAAGCCGCTGGATGTGGGCATCCGCAGCATCAATGGCCTGCTGACCGTTGGCCGCGGTCAGCGCCTGGGCCTGTTCGCCGGTACCGGCGTGGGTAAGTCGGTGTTGCTGGGCATGATGACCCGCTTCACCGAAGCCGACATCATCGTGGTTGGCCTGATCGGCGAACGGGGCCGTGAGGTGAAAGAGTTCATCGAGCACATCCTGGGCGAAGAGGGCCTCAAGCGCTCGGTGGTGGTGGCCTCGCCTGCCGACGATGCGCCGCTGATGCGCCTGCGCGCTGCCATGTATTGCACACGGATTGCCGAATACTTCCGCGACAAAGGCAAGAACGTGCTGCTGCTGATGGACTCGCTCACCCGTTTTGCCCAGGCCCAGCGTGAAATTGCGCTGGCCATTGGTGAGCCGCCGGCCACCCGTGGTTACCCGCCGTCTGTCTTCGCCAAGCTGCCCAAGCTGGTGGAGCGTGCGGGCAATGGCGAGGCGGGTGGTGGTTCGATCACCGCGTTCTATACCGTTTTGTCCGAAGGTGATGACCAGCAGGACCCGATCGCCGATTCGGCGCGGGGTGTGCTCGACGGCCACTTCGTGCTGTCGCGCCGGCTGGCCGAAGAGGGCCATTACCCGGCGATCGACATCGAAGCGTCGATCAGCCGGGTCATGCCGCAGGTGGTCGATGCCGACCACTTGCGCCAGGCGCAGAAGTTCAAGCAGCTGTGGTCGCGGCTTTCGCAAAGCCGCGACCTGATCAGTGTGGGTGCCTACGTGGCCGGCGGCGACCCGGAAACCGACCTGGCCATTGCCTTGCAATCGAAGTTGGTAGAATTTCTGCGCCAGGGCCTGCACGAGAATGTGGGCATGGCGCAGAGCCGCGAACAGCTGGGGGCGATCTTCACGCCCCCGGCAGGCTGA